One segment of Clostridium ljungdahlii DSM 13528 DNA contains the following:
- a CDS encoding ABC transporter permease gives MKKLLWGECQKLRRSKIVWITVFSTIMVAVMVFLGGQDLFSASQPDIYNAGWYMDVAQPLATIFVLPAVIALFGSYMICREEQDDTIKSLRLIPVNEANLTAAKMIVTFAFSIFLYLLLFAITFSVEAILHFSDLSIGMVLNFLKAYFLDGLGIFLAISPIIAFVSRMKKGYWLALLFAEIYSFAGLFTSMSNTLKALYPITAVFAISGYYDTSTWQIVLSCISLLLCGGLATLILVDLNKTTAKMK, from the coding sequence ATGAAAAAATTACTTTGGGGGGAATGTCAAAAACTTCGCCGTTCAAAGATAGTTTGGATTACAGTTTTTTCAACAATTATGGTAGCGGTGATGGTCTTTTTAGGAGGTCAGGATTTGTTTAGTGCCTCTCAGCCTGATATATATAATGCAGGCTGGTATATGGATGTAGCTCAACCACTGGCAACAATTTTTGTTCTTCCAGCTGTCATTGCCCTTTTTGGCAGTTATATGATTTGTCGTGAAGAACAGGATGACACTATAAAATCTCTGCGGCTTATTCCCGTAAATGAAGCGAACTTAACCGCTGCAAAAATGATTGTTACTTTTGCGTTCAGCATATTCCTTTATTTGCTGCTCTTTGCTATAACATTTTCGGTTGAGGCCATCTTACATTTTTCTGATTTATCAATAGGAATGGTTCTAAATTTTCTGAAAGCATATTTTCTGGACGGCTTAGGTATATTCCTTGCTATCTCACCCATTATTGCTTTTGTATCGCGTATGAAAAAAGGATATTGGCTTGCACTGTTATTTGCTGAAATTTATTCTTTTGCCGGACTATTTACGAGTATGTCAAATACCCTAAAAGCTCTGTATCCTATTACGGCTGTATTTGCCATTTCTGGCTACTATGACACATCGACATGGCAAATAGTACTTAGTTGCATTAGCCTACTGCTTTGCGGAGGGCTTGCAACATTAATACTTGTTGATTTGAATAAAACAACGGCAAAAATGAAATAA
- a CDS encoding phosphatidylserine decarboxylase: MIKYFNRKSKKYEIEKVAGGTYLNWTYSSPCGMKLLELIIKKKVFSKLYGNFCNSKYSKKKISQFIKDFNIDINEFRENYKNFRCFNDFFSRSLKDTARPIDSNKNILISPGDGRLIVYENIDLNKIVQIKGYTYSLFDLIDDPKIAAKFKNGTCLILRLCPTDYHRFHFIDSGICESTHKIKGNYYSVNPIALKSIANLFCKNKREWSIFHSDNFGDVLYVEVGATCVGSIIQTYLPKETIKKGDEKGYFKFGGSTVILFFEQNKVTIDKDLLKQSNLGYETKILMGETIGTKFTY, from the coding sequence ATGATTAAATATTTTAATAGAAAAAGTAAAAAATATGAAATAGAAAAAGTAGCAGGAGGCACTTATTTAAATTGGACTTATTCTTCCCCTTGTGGAATGAAATTATTAGAACTCATAATTAAGAAAAAAGTTTTTTCCAAATTATATGGGAACTTTTGCAATAGTAAATACAGCAAAAAGAAAATTAGTCAATTTATAAAAGATTTTAATATAGATATAAATGAATTTAGAGAAAACTATAAGAATTTTAGATGTTTTAATGACTTTTTTTCAAGATCTCTCAAAGATACTGCAAGACCTATTGATAGCAACAAAAATATATTAATATCTCCCGGAGATGGAAGATTAATAGTATATGAAAATATAGATTTAAACAAAATCGTTCAGATTAAAGGATATACATATAGTCTTTTTGATTTAATAGATGATCCCAAAATAGCTGCAAAATTTAAAAATGGTACCTGTTTAATATTAAGACTTTGCCCTACAGATTACCATAGATTTCATTTTATAGATTCCGGTATATGTGAATCTACACATAAAATTAAAGGTAATTACTATTCTGTAAATCCAATTGCCTTAAAAAGTATTGCTAATCTTTTTTGTAAAAACAAAAGAGAATGGAGCATATTTCATTCAGATAACTTCGGTGATGTACTCTATGTAGAAGTAGGTGCTACCTGTGTAGGTTCTATAATTCAAACCTATTTGCCTAAAGAAACTATTAAAAAAGGTGATGAAAAAGGTTATTTTAAGTTCGGTGGCTCTACAGTTATATTATTTTTTGAGCAGAACAAAGTAACCATAGATAAAGATTTACTAAAACAATCAAATCTAGGGTATGAAACCAAAATACTTATGGGAGAGACTATAGGAACCAAATTTACTTACTAA
- a CDS encoding MurR/RpiR family transcriptional regulator, with amino-acid sequence MIAGDAYHKFLQLGFNVKFCNDPHIMNMIASHCHKEDLIVAISHSGESREIKDAVDFAKENNATIASITSYPHSALAKKSDILLLSSSRETEYRSDAMISRINQLVIIDILYVSAVLRVGQKCIDSINKSRVAVAKNKT; translated from the coding sequence ATGATTGCTGGAGATGCATATCATAAATTTCTTCAACTTGGTTTTAACGTGAAATTTTGTAACGACCCACATATTATGAACATGATAGCTTCTCACTGCCATAAAGAAGACTTAATAGTTGCCATATCACATTCTGGAGAAAGCCGTGAAATAAAAGATGCTGTTGATTTTGCTAAAGAAAATAATGCTACAATTGCTTCTATAACTAGTTATCCGCATTCAGCTTTAGCTAAAAAATCAGACATACTATTATTGAGCTCTTCTCGTGAAACAGAGTATCGTTCAGATGCTATGATATCCAGAATAAATCAGCTTGTAATAATTGATATTTTGTATGTATCAGCAGTTTTACGTGTTGGCCAAAAATGTATAGATAGTATAAACAAATCAAGAGTTGCTGTGGCAAAAAACAAAACTTAA
- a CDS encoding ABC transporter ATP-binding protein — translation MNDFVIETKQLTKIYGEQTAVSTVNLHVKKGQIYGLLGRNGAGKTTIMKMILGLTPITSGEVDVFGQNIKGREKRIYPRIGAIIETPGFYPNLTGTENLEIFAKLRGTAAPNAVKNALEVVGLPYKDKKLFGKYSLGMKQRLGIANAILHDPELLILDEPTNGLDPIGIAEVRDFIKNLSVERGKTVLISSHILSEISLLADDIGIIDHGALLEESSMEELKRKNGRYILLQVSDIPKASLILERQFHLKDYSVQDDHTLRLYATALDMGEINKALVMQNITVISSQLCNDTLEDYFRKITGGDGIA, via the coding sequence ATGAATGATTTTGTCATTGAAACGAAACAACTGACAAAAATTTATGGAGAGCAGACAGCAGTTAGCACAGTCAATCTTCATGTAAAAAAAGGCCAGATTTACGGTCTGTTGGGGCGCAACGGAGCTGGAAAAACCACTATTATGAAAATGATTTTAGGGTTGACTCCAATCACTTCTGGTGAGGTAGATGTATTCGGACAGAATATCAAAGGCCGTGAAAAACGAATATATCCCCGTATCGGCGCTATTATCGAAACCCCAGGGTTTTATCCAAATTTGACAGGAACGGAAAACTTAGAGATTTTTGCAAAGCTGCGCGGTACAGCCGCCCCTAATGCTGTTAAAAACGCTTTGGAAGTTGTCGGTCTTCCCTATAAGGATAAAAAGCTGTTCGGCAAATATTCTCTCGGCATGAAGCAACGCCTTGGCATCGCCAATGCGATCCTGCATGACCCGGAACTGCTGATTTTAGACGAACCGACCAATGGCCTTGATCCCATCGGCATTGCAGAAGTACGAGATTTCATTAAGAATTTGAGCGTTGAGCGCGGAAAGACTGTTCTTATTTCGAGTCATATTCTTTCAGAAATCTCATTGCTGGCGGATGATATTGGTATTATCGATCACGGCGCTCTGCTTGAAGAAAGCAGCATGGAGGAGCTGAAACGGAAAAACGGCAGATATATCCTGCTGCAAGTTTCAGACATTCCGAAAGCGTCACTGATTTTAGAGCGTCAATTTCACCTGAAAGATTATTCTGTTCAAGACGACCATACTTTACGGCTTTATGCCACCGCTCTGGATATGGGTGAAATCAATAAAGCCCTTGTGATGCAGAATATAACCGTTATCAGTTCTCAACTTTGTAATGATACTTTAGAGGACTATTTCAGAAAAATTACAGGAGGAGATGGCATTGCTTAA
- a CDS encoding nucleoside deaminase, with amino-acid sequence MKDFMLEAIRQAKKGLKLGEVPVGAVIVKDNEIISSCHNLKETVGIVTAHAEMLAIQNASEILSNWRLTGCSMYVTLEPCPMCAGAILQCRINKLYIGTFDPTMGACGSVVNILQNRRLNRWVDIQWMYNEQCSEMLEKFFKSRR; translated from the coding sequence ATGAAAGACTTTATGTTGGAAGCCATAAGGCAGGCAAAAAAAGGGTTGAAATTAGGTGAAGTTCCAGTAGGAGCTGTTATAGTAAAAGATAATGAAATAATATCAAGTTGTCATAATTTAAAAGAGACAGTTGGAATTGTTACTGCCCATGCAGAAATGCTTGCAATTCAAAATGCATCAGAGATACTTAGTAATTGGAGATTAACTGGATGCAGTATGTATGTTACTTTAGAGCCGTGTCCTATGTGTGCAGGAGCTATATTACAGTGCAGAATAAACAAACTGTATATAGGCACTTTCGATCCTACTATGGGGGCTTGTGGTTCTGTGGTTAACATATTACAAAATAGGCGGTTAAATCGTTGGGTAGATATTCAGTGGATGTATAATGAACAGTGTAGTGAAATGTTAGAAAAATTTTTTAAAAGTAGAAGGTAA
- a CDS encoding ABC transporter permease — MLKLIQIEFLKLRRRKFVWIMMLSALIMPFLAFLLFKYAWKTGFDEAIQFYKWSAFSYTVFIILPVVLGVLCTILMYDENQYDMLKQLWIVPVSKMGYFFSKFFVVLIYSICFMLITAVASVLFSVLPGYVAFEWESVLYLFKKCLEIGVLTAFVMLPILAIAAAQKGYILPVCITLVYAFSSVILMTVNMYLHPLCSMDVIIMRNKDIPGVAFTQAINIPLAFLCICVWDIVAVLFANIALGRRR; from the coding sequence TTGCTTAAACTTATTCAAATAGAATTTCTTAAACTACGACGTAGAAAATTTGTGTGGATTATGATGTTGTCAGCTCTCATAATGCCATTTCTAGCATTCTTATTATTTAAATATGCATGGAAAACAGGTTTTGATGAAGCAATACAGTTCTATAAATGGTCAGCATTCAGTTATACGGTTTTTATTATCTTGCCTGTTGTTTTGGGAGTGCTTTGCACCATACTTATGTACGACGAAAATCAGTATGATATGCTCAAACAACTTTGGATTGTGCCTGTCAGCAAAATGGGATACTTTTTCAGCAAATTTTTTGTGGTTTTAATTTACTCCATCTGTTTCATGCTGATTACAGCTGTTGCTTCTGTGCTGTTCAGTGTACTTCCCGGATATGTCGCATTTGAATGGGAAAGCGTTTTATATTTATTCAAAAAATGCTTGGAGATTGGTGTTCTTACTGCGTTTGTAATGCTGCCAATTTTAGCAATCGCTGCAGCACAAAAAGGATATATTCTTCCTGTTTGTATCACATTGGTGTATGCCTTTTCCAGTGTTATCTTAATGACGGTAAATATGTATTTACACCCGTTATGCAGCATGGATGTTATCATCATGCGAAATAAAGATATTCCGGGCGTTGCATTTACACAAGCAATCAACATTCCTTTAGCATTTCTTTGTATTTGCGTTTGGGATATTGTTGCAGTATTATTTGCAAATATTGCATTGGGAAGAAGAAGGTGA
- a CDS encoding helix-turn-helix domain-containing protein: MDYISTPEAAKKWDTSERRVQKLCEENRILGVSKLGYMWLIPKDAEKPIDGRTQRGKEFQHE, from the coding sequence ATGGATTATATTTCTACCCCAGAGGCGGCTAAAAAATGGGACACTTCAGAGCGGCGAGTACAAAAACTTTGTGAGGAAAACCGCATACTAGGCGTTTCAAAACTTGGCTATATGTGGCTGATACCAAAAGACGCAGAAAAGCCAATTGACGGCAGAACACAGAGGGGAAAGGAGTTCCAACATGAATAA
- a CDS encoding ABC1 kinase family protein, with the protein MRKIYSQRFKEIMKVLAKYGFKFLRETKTSNKNKSPENLRKAFEELGPTFIKIGQILSSRPDILPSSYIKELSKLQDDVLPEKYEDIDIVFFNEFNKNINECFLYFERNPIASGSIAQVHNATLKNGKKVIVKVQRPDIKQKMETDISILYKIMKLTKNKFKDALIDPEEALKELLSSTRKELDFNLEVDNMIRFKELNKNVKFCYVPYIIKDLCGSKVLTMEKIYGFKINNIERLKKEEYSLQDLGKKLALCFFKQVFTDGFFHADPHPGNLLIQDNKICFIDFGIMGSISPRLKLLLNDAIMSIAYKDTDKLVSVIMSIGIKKELTDRNKLYEDVELFLSNYLFTSLKNIKISVLITEIFKCAKNNNITLPRDLILLVKSLIIVEGLVAEIAPDIEILDIAIPFVKNNNEFYFLKNFDLENILIDSGNFTKNFFKLPMKTVELIDSILNGRAKIQLKFNKIDDSLNQLNKMVNRLSISLILCSMIISSSLILNSNTGPKIHAVPLLHVINFLFFIVIGITLIISIIKSGKL; encoded by the coding sequence ATGAGAAAAATATATTCACAAAGATTTAAGGAAATAATGAAGGTACTAGCTAAGTATGGTTTTAAATTCTTAAGAGAAACTAAAACCTCCAATAAGAATAAATCTCCTGAAAACCTAAGAAAAGCTTTCGAGGAACTTGGACCTACCTTTATAAAAATAGGCCAAATACTTAGTTCAAGGCCAGACATATTGCCTTCATCCTACATTAAAGAACTTTCAAAGCTCCAAGATGATGTACTTCCAGAGAAGTATGAAGATATAGATATAGTATTTTTCAATGAATTTAATAAAAATATAAATGAATGCTTTTTATATTTTGAAAGAAATCCTATAGCCTCTGGATCAATTGCACAAGTACATAATGCAACTTTAAAAAATGGGAAAAAAGTCATTGTAAAAGTGCAGAGACCTGATATAAAACAAAAAATGGAAACAGATATATCCATATTGTATAAAATCATGAAACTTACTAAAAACAAATTTAAAGATGCACTAATAGATCCAGAAGAAGCTTTAAAAGAACTGCTATCTTCCACTAGAAAAGAGCTAGATTTCAACCTTGAAGTAGACAATATGATAAGATTTAAAGAACTAAACAAAAACGTAAAATTTTGTTATGTTCCCTATATAATAAAAGATTTATGTGGAAGCAAAGTACTTACCATGGAAAAAATCTATGGATTTAAAATAAATAATATAGAAAGACTAAAAAAAGAGGAGTACTCCTTACAGGACTTAGGCAAAAAATTAGCCTTATGTTTTTTTAAACAAGTTTTCACAGATGGGTTCTTTCATGCAGATCCTCATCCAGGTAATTTATTGATACAAGACAACAAAATATGTTTTATTGATTTTGGAATAATGGGTTCCATTTCTCCTAGATTAAAATTACTTTTAAACGATGCAATTATGTCCATTGCCTATAAAGACACAGATAAGCTTGTATCTGTAATTATGTCCATAGGTATAAAAAAGGAATTAACTGATAGAAATAAATTGTATGAAGATGTAGAATTGTTTCTGTCAAATTATCTGTTCACTTCTCTCAAAAACATAAAAATTTCCGTACTTATAACAGAAATCTTTAAATGTGCAAAAAACAATAATATCACTTTACCTAGGGATTTAATATTATTAGTAAAAAGCTTAATTATAGTAGAAGGCTTAGTAGCTGAAATAGCTCCTGACATAGAAATTTTAGATATAGCAATACCCTTTGTGAAAAACAATAATGAATTTTATTTTTTGAAAAATTTTGATCTAGAAAATATACTTATAGATTCTGGTAACTTCACAAAAAATTTTTTCAAACTTCCTATGAAAACTGTAGAATTAATAGACAGCATATTAAATGGAAGAGCTAAAATTCAACTAAAATTTAATAAAATAGATGATTCATTAAATCAATTAAATAAAATGGTAAATAGACTTTCTATCTCACTTATATTATGTTCTATGATTATAAGTTCTTCCTTAATTTTAAATTCAAATACAGGTCCAAAAATACATGCTGTACCTTTACTGCATGTTATAAACTTTTTATTTTTTATAGTAATCGGCATTACTCTAATAATTTCAATAATTAAATCTGGAAAACTTTAA
- a CDS encoding MurR/RpiR family transcriptional regulator, producing the protein MIIIEKDVFSLIRTNYNNLSPTQKNIADYILSNPEKVILYSISDLASECNTSEPTIFRFLKKIGYESYQVFRIKVAQQISDNSTKSIYGEIQPDDDINTVKRKVIDLTTDSINDLNNIVDKQQVNLFIDTIIKAKEIIFLV; encoded by the coding sequence GTGATTATAATAGAAAAAGATGTTTTTTCTTTAATAAGAACTAATTATAATAATTTATCTCCTACTCAAAAAAATATTGCGGATTATATCCTTTCAAATCCTGAAAAGGTTATTTTATATTCAATTAGCGATCTTGCAAGTGAGTGCAATACTAGTGAGCCAACTATATTTAGATTTTTAAAAAAAATCGGCTACGAATCGTATCAGGTTTTTAGAATTAAAGTAGCTCAGCAAATTTCAGATAATTCAACAAAATCTATATATGGAGAAATACAACCGGATGATGATATAAATACAGTCAAGAGAAAAGTCATAGATTTAACAACTGATTCCATAAATGATTTAAATAACATCGTGGATAAACAGCAGGTTAATTTATTTATTGATACCATCATTAAGGCTAAAGAAATTATTTTTTTGGTGTAG
- a CDS encoding phasin family protein translates to MINELKSLFLAGVGSAAYTYEKAVNLISEMVEKGKITVDEGKQLSEELKKNALAKKDQIKPLTKNEVISILSNMNFASKEDIASINDRLTKLENKINNND, encoded by the coding sequence ATGATTAATGAATTAAAGAGTTTATTCTTAGCTGGGGTAGGTTCAGCTGCATATACCTATGAAAAAGCAGTAAATCTAATTTCCGAAATGGTGGAGAAAGGGAAAATAACAGTAGATGAGGGAAAACAATTATCCGAAGAATTAAAGAAAAATGCTTTAGCAAAAAAAGATCAAATAAAGCCATTAACCAAAAATGAAGTTATATCTATATTAAGTAACATGAACTTTGCTTCCAAAGAAGATATCGCATCAATAAATGATAGGTTAACTAAACTTGAAAATAAAATAAACAATAATGACTAA
- a CDS encoding response regulator transcription factor has translation MNNVLIIDDDKELCVLMKKCVEQENLSAIIAHGGVEGLRLADENKNSCSLVILDVMMPDIDGFQVLKKIRETSNMPVLMLTAKSDEDDKVSGLRLGADDYLTKPFSINELMARVNSLIRRYTTLNPTFITDTDYIMLKGMVIDKANRMVSVNDIPVELTSKEFDLLSFLASNKGRVFTKKQIYMQVWEEEYAYDDNNIMSFISKLRKKIEPDPEHLFYILTVRGVGYRFNKEA, from the coding sequence ATGAATAATGTTTTGATTATAGATGATGACAAAGAGCTTTGCGTTCTTATGAAAAAGTGTGTAGAACAAGAAAATTTATCTGCTATTATTGCACATGGCGGTGTAGAGGGACTACGTCTAGCTGACGAAAATAAAAATAGCTGCTCCCTTGTAATTTTGGACGTAATGATGCCGGATATAGACGGTTTTCAAGTTCTCAAAAAAATTAGGGAAACAAGTAATATGCCGGTGCTTATGCTCACTGCTAAAAGTGATGAGGATGATAAGGTTTCCGGGCTGCGGCTAGGTGCTGACGACTACCTAACAAAACCGTTCAGTATTAACGAACTAATGGCTCGTGTAAATTCCCTTATTCGCCGCTACACTACCTTAAACCCGACTTTTATAACTGACACTGATTATATAATGTTAAAGGGCATGGTAATTGATAAAGCAAATCGCATGGTTTCTGTTAATGACATTCCAGTTGAGCTTACAAGCAAAGAATTTGATTTACTTTCATTTCTGGCTTCCAATAAGGGACGGGTGTTTACCAAAAAACAGATTTATATGCAGGTATGGGAAGAAGAATATGCTTACGATGATAATAACATTATGTCTTTTATCAGTAAATTGCGAAAAAAGATTGAGCCAGACCCAGAGCATCTATTTTACATTTTGACCGTCCGGGGTGTAGGCTATCGTTTTAATAAGGAGGCTTGA
- a CDS encoding sensor histidine kinase, with protein sequence MNIIVYLLFALVFTLLIIAYLVSTLWRVRTQLTLIKDALEDIKNGNLNRRVLATESDMTRQICYGINEIALSSQSRLIQQKQSEQAYKRIMASLSHDVKTPLASLVGYLEAIESKIVVGEEKDEYIHVASNKAQHLKHFVENLFEWVKLDSGEQIFHFEICDLNELSRNIIADWIPILENSHFEYEFDIPETEYSMRIDATAYTRILNNLLQNIITHSEGDNMALRIFENEQQAKIVITDNGKGISSDNLSLIFERMYQCDHSRAAKGNGLGLSIAKELVSAHKGTITASSILGSGTTFTILLPKTL encoded by the coding sequence ATGAATATAATTGTTTATCTCCTTTTTGCGTTGGTTTTTACCCTGCTTATTATAGCATACCTTGTTTCTACCTTATGGCGAGTTCGAACACAGCTTACACTTATAAAAGACGCTTTAGAAGATATAAAAAATGGAAACCTTAATCGACGTGTTTTAGCAACGGAGAGCGATATGACAAGGCAAATTTGTTATGGTATTAACGAAATTGCACTAAGCAGCCAATCACGGCTTATTCAGCAAAAGCAATCAGAGCAGGCATACAAACGGATAATGGCAAGTCTTTCCCATGATGTGAAAACACCACTTGCTTCATTGGTTGGTTATTTGGAAGCAATCGAAAGTAAAATTGTTGTAGGAGAAGAAAAGGACGAATATATCCATGTTGCGTCTAATAAAGCCCAGCACCTAAAACATTTTGTAGAAAATCTGTTTGAATGGGTTAAATTAGATTCCGGGGAACAAATTTTTCATTTTGAGATTTGTGATTTGAATGAGTTATCCCGTAATATTATAGCTGATTGGATTCCTATTTTAGAAAACAGCCATTTTGAATATGAATTTGATATACCTGAAACAGAGTATTCCATGCGCATAGACGCAACTGCGTATACCCGTATTCTCAATAATCTATTACAAAATATTATCACCCACAGTGAGGGTGATAATATGGCGCTGCGTATTTTTGAGAATGAACAACAGGCTAAAATTGTAATAACAGACAACGGGAAAGGTATATCTTCTGATAATCTCTCTCTTATTTTTGAAAGAATGTACCAATGCGACCATTCACGGGCTGCTAAAGGAAACGGGCTTGGGCTCTCTATTGCCAAAGAGCTTGTCAGCGCTCACAAAGGGACGATTACAGCGTCCAGCATTCTCGGCTCTGGAACTACATTCACCATTTTATTGCCAAAAACCCTGTGA
- the garR gene encoding 2-hydroxy-3-oxopropionate reductase, which produces MEKNIGFIGLGIMGRPMVLNLMKAGHKVTVYDINESAAQKLVHEGAVGAKSPKETAENKDIIFTMLPNSKHVEEVVLGENGVIESAKKGSVIIDMSSISPVVSKKIACEVNKKDIEMLDAPVSGGETGAIDGTLAIMVGGNEEVFDKVKDVLHDMGKTITLVGDNGCGCTAKLANQIMVNLNIAAMSEALVFAAKAGIDIEKMYNAIRGGLAGSAVLDQKVPRILDRNFVPGGKISINLKDITNVMETAHDIDVPLPLTGELLEIFHALKADGKENDDHGGIVQFYEKIANVQVKRS; this is translated from the coding sequence ATGGAGAAAAATATTGGATTTATAGGACTTGGAATAATGGGAAGACCTATGGTATTAAATCTTATGAAGGCAGGCCATAAGGTAACTGTATACGATATAAACGAAAGTGCTGCTCAGAAGTTAGTGCATGAAGGCGCAGTCGGTGCCAAATCTCCAAAAGAAACAGCAGAAAATAAAGATATAATCTTTACAATGCTTCCAAATTCAAAGCATGTAGAAGAAGTTGTTTTAGGTGAAAATGGTGTAATTGAAAGTGCAAAAAAAGGTTCAGTTATAATTGATATGAGTTCAATATCACCAGTAGTTTCAAAGAAAATTGCATGTGAAGTTAATAAAAAGGATATTGAAATGTTAGATGCTCCAGTAAGTGGAGGAGAAACAGGAGCTATAGATGGCACCCTTGCAATAATGGTAGGTGGAAATGAAGAAGTTTTTGATAAAGTTAAAGATGTACTTCATGATATGGGAAAGACAATTACATTAGTTGGCGACAATGGCTGTGGCTGTACTGCAAAATTAGCTAATCAAATTATGGTAAACTTAAACATTGCAGCTATGAGCGAAGCATTAGTTTTTGCAGCAAAAGCAGGAATTGATATTGAAAAAATGTATAACGCTATACGAGGTGGACTTGCTGGAAGTGCTGTATTAGATCAAAAAGTTCCAAGAATACTTGATAGAAACTTCGTACCAGGTGGAAAAATTTCTATCAATCTTAAAGATATAACTAATGTCATGGAAACTGCACATGATATAGATGTTCCACTTCCTTTAACAGGCGAATTATTAGAAATATTCCATGCTCTTAAAGCAGATGGGAAAGAAAATGATGATCACGGCGGTATAGTTCAGTTTTATGAAAAAATCGCAAATGTTCAAGTTAAAAGGAGCTGA
- a CDS encoding TetR/AcrR family transcriptional regulator: MSNTKRTIFESAIKVFSKNGYSGATMDAIAADAGVAKGTLYYHFKSKEEIFKYIIEEGMNVIRKSIEEESQNETNPLNRIKIVCKVQWGLVYENRDFFKVVMSQLWGQEVRQLELREYIRKYIVYIQSYLDDAMEKGYIKTCNSLFLAYDLFGTICSVAIYELINEKNKDLNEMIDNLMYRILNGIKGEILS; this comes from the coding sequence ATGAGTAATACTAAAAGAACCATTTTTGAATCTGCTATAAAAGTCTTTTCCAAGAATGGATACAGTGGTGCTACTATGGATGCTATAGCAGCAGATGCAGGAGTAGCAAAGGGAACATTATACTATCATTTTAAAAGTAAAGAAGAGATATTTAAATATATTATAGAAGAGGGCATGAATGTAATAAGAAAAAGCATAGAAGAGGAATCCCAAAATGAAACAAACCCTTTAAACAGAATAAAAATTGTATGTAAAGTTCAGTGGGGATTAGTTTATGAAAACAGGGATTTCTTTAAGGTAGTTATGAGCCAACTTTGGGGCCAAGAAGTAAGACAATTGGAATTAAGGGAATATATAAGAAAATACATAGTATATATACAATCTTACTTAGATGATGCTATGGAGAAGGGATACATAAAAACATGTAATTCTTTATTTTTAGCATATGATTTATTTGGGACAATTTGTTCTGTTGCTATTTATGAATTGATAAATGAAAAAAACAAAGATTTAAATGAAATGATAGATAATCTTATGTACAGAATTTTAAATGGAATAAAAGGAGAGATCCTAAGTTGA